DNA sequence from the Coffea arabica cultivar ET-39 chromosome 11c, Coffea Arabica ET-39 HiFi, whole genome shotgun sequence genome:
ATACCCCTCGCATATGCTGAAACTTAGACTGTAAAGGTAATTTAGCCCCTCAGAGAAATAAAGTATTTCTAccctcttcatttttttttttacaaaaaaattgagGTAATATGATTAATATTTACACCAAGTAGAATGCAAATTAACTTAAAGTTGTCACGCCTATTAACTTTATAATCAATCACACACATCAGAACAAATTATACCTAATGGATTAGGTAGGAATGGGTAGGAgtattattcatttattaattTCTACAACTATTACTGAATTTCATCGTGCATAAATGCAATATACTGTTGAGCTCGCATTAGGGGAGGGGCTGGGGCTGCACCAATTACACCTTTTACAAGTTTTTAGCTCCGGATGCTTATAATACAGAAGAAGAAATTTAGATAACTCCAAAAAAGACAGACGGCAAATATGACCGAAAGAAGATGGCACACAGAGATTAGGACCGAAGGAGGGGCCTGCAACGGCCTCAACCACCCAAAATTAAACCGAAATGATAATTGGTTGACAAAAAATGTACAAGAGAAATTTCGTCACAATAATCAATTTCTTTATTTAGCCCCTTGGAGATAGCTGATTAGAGTGAACcgggaagaaagaagaagaagctttAAATCTTGCTAAAATCAAGATCCATTGCTAGTTTTCTGGGAAAAGTATGTACCAATCTACTGATGTATCTAGTTTTCATCAACCATAAAGTTCAATGTTGAAACTATCCACTTCTTACGTATTTGGACCAATTTTAGCTTTTGCATTAGGTGGTAATATGACTGAATATTTGTTCAAGTAtgatagctttttttttttggttgaagtATTATAGattcttcctttttatttttccaaatcccTTCACCCAAACtagatttaatttatttttctggttATTCTTGCAGGATCTGCTGATGGAATTTCCAACTAAGCTTGTTAAGAAAGCTGATCGCACTCCAACTAATGCTGTGAATTTTCTCCTGATGGAACTGGGTGACTGGTGGAACTTGTCAGAAagtcaagatgaagatgaaaaagAAGCACACAAACAAATTCATATTCTCAAAGTAGAATTAAGATTGTTGAAAACGTTTCTGATATACGTTGGAAGTTGGAATGATCTTCATAAAGATGTTGGTCTGTTGCTGCAGTCTCTAGTCCAGGATCTTGAAGCTGCATTCATGGAGGCAATTACAGATTTTAGATCTCCTCCTGCGAATGAAATTCAAAGAAGTGTCGAGTACTTGTATCCTGTAATTTCTAAGTGGCAACAAAAGTTCAAGCTTTTCGGGCCACTGATTAAAGCAGCTTATGATCATGTTTCATCCAAGCACGAGCTCTGTTCATCTCAATGCCAGTCTCCTTTGGTTTCTTACTCTCCCCTGAGTAATTATGTTCTCTGGAATGAATTCTCTGGCTCTCTACTGGATAATCTGGTAGATCTGTCTAGAGAGGACACATTTCATGTGCATATCAAGCCGCACATCCAAGTCATGGCCAAGATGATAAGAAACCTAAGGGTCTTTATGGCGATAGAGCAGTGGAATGCTAACCAACAAGAATATAGACACCGCTTGGCTCATTTTGGAGCAATACTTGTCCAAACAGCATATATTTCTTATGTGTGCTGGATTGATGGCTTGGATGAAAACTTGAAAAATGAGATGATTCCTAAGCTTGTTGACCTACTGAAAAAGCTAAAGCCTAATGCTTCTCAAGTTACAAGGATATGCTTCAAGTTACTGGAGGATCACAAATACAATTGTAGAGAGTTTGTCCGATTTCTCATTCCTCAGAAGAATCAGCTTCTGACTCTTCAAAAAGGGCTCGAATACCTAATAATGTTGGTCATCCAGCCACCATCTTTTTATAAAGACAATGATGTAAAGCTGCTTTCAATGGATATTATAGAAATGGTTAGCGAGCTTGGATCTTTCAGTTACTTATTTCATGCAAAGGAAACAGTAGCAGATCTCGCTAAGGATGCTTATCCTCTACTTTTTAGGTTGCTCGAAAAGATGGAGCTTCTCAATGCAGAGCTGTTCCTCATCGAGTTGCTACAGCCCGGAATAATGGAGGAGTCTTTAGTGAAGAAACGAATTAATTCTTTCCATGATGGACTGAATTTTTTGCAGATTTTTCTAGGAGATGATGGCACGAAAATTCCTCAGCCCATATGGACAAATATTGGATCTCTAGCTAGGGATGCTGGTAATGTATATCTCGAATTTCTGCGCAAGTCAGTAACCAAAGACAAGCCCACCCTTGAGCTTCTCAAGTCGCTTGAGAGGATTAAACTTTTCAAGATGGAGATACTTTTGCACGAGCTTCTAAACAGTCGTCCAAATATGATGGTCGATGTGTACAATCAAACACAAACCCTTTACAAGGGGCTGACAGTCCTCAGAACTTTTCTTATGGGTCCACTGGAGGAGGATGGTAAATTGATCTTGGCACATGTTGAATTAGTGGTAAGGGACGTAATATCAGTTTTTTGCTCAGTTGATGCCAATAAAGTCACAGAAGACATGGCAACGAATCTTGTTCTTTTGCTTCCAGAGTTGGTAGAAAAGATTGAGCCTGTCAATGCAGGGATAAAAAAGATTTATCTATGACAAGACGTCgagtctgtgcaataataataataataataaaatcctAAATACCACTAAGAGCGGTCAATAATTAATTCTAgatactggagcagggactctaggtgtgcaatgagttacttgattcaccctgtttccgaagagtttgcttaatccgatataccaaaaTTAATTAGGTTACAAAAATTACTGAAAAGTAGATAGTGGCAAGTaaggtcgtctcctcagggactgggaaTATTTATCTCTTTTAAATTCCAATTGATAAGGGGGATTTCACCGGAATGGaattaaaaacaattaaacaatttaactaaaaatgaataattaaCTAACACAAATATAGCAGGAgttaaatcaagaataaataaattctagccaaggatacaactactcaGACACAGTCCATTTATCCGATCATCGATGCAAGGGAGgttctcttaatttctcaataggctagttatagtcgcTGATAAACTCTaacgaccaatttttccttaaattattgataactaaggtacgaccattgattacccctaaccagaaaatactcctaggtacgaccgtaggaattaatttttcaattgcattaataactagaaaaacctaaccctaatcaataacacgctacgagggttatttaaattagattgcacgttcccctgatttgtaaacacaccagttgccactaatattaatcaatcaaacaattacggatttaattgaccaaattggcacgagattaataaatcacattgaacatcggacccttgacatccaattaataaaataatcccaagAAAATTCAAGCAggcaacgtgcaaatattaataaattaaggaacgcGTGAAAACTAAGTAGATCTCATAGAttttcgggactgcgccgtcgagttgacccttgactagatggaagtttagccacgccgcataattaaatcaccacacgaatTAATGGATTGCATAAACATTGCGGTTTTTTACTAGAAAGCAAAGGATCAAAGatgtttttcccgttggggaatattgtcgaataCCTGGcatgtgtcagaggccagtcaagtgaaagaaaactagaactaaactaaaagctaaaactaaaaggtCGTCCTTTGCTTCTGTACGTTGTCCCCTTTTAAAGCACcaaaagaaagatgactaaaagctatctaggtggtccccacacatgtggagaAAGCCTCCAAATTACTTCTTcttccaagtctctctacgttgctttctttgaagaGCCCAAATGACTAAATATCTTTCACTAGCTTTGTGGGCCCCCACCAATTCAAAGGCCCAAGGATTGAAACCTttagaagtctccatattcttcataaagtccctcctttttggtagttttctacttcattcctgaaattaagacatggtaccaaatataagtagatatcaacaattaacacaatatttggtaaggataaaaggggaaattaataataaaattattaacaAATGATACCCTAtaaattccccccacacctgaatcatgcttgccctccAGCATAGGGACAATTCAACCCAACAATGGCCAGCTTTAACATTATCATTGCCAGTTGTGCTTAtaccaaaatcaagattcagTGGCTAAGTGTCAAGTCATATCCCTCCCGGTTAGCTCCTAAGTTCATAGACCCGTCCCATTCATGGCAAACTCACCTAAGAAATCCAAATATTAACTAGCAACAGTCAGCAATTAAGTCAACTGGtgaccaaaatctcaacattgcAAACCAAGGATCGGCAGGCCAACATGATCATAAACTCATATTTTCCgcatctgatttttttttctttttttttttttgcatgcacGAATAAAGCTTAGTCCCAAgctattcaagtcttttgacgtgaactttgacatttttagatgaaagagtCCAGTTATTCAACTTTTCACAGCTCCAGGACCACTTACTCATAGATATCgctactttttgacgcgagagcCGACACGTGtggtgaagactcccggttactgggTGGCGACACTAGCGGAGTATAACCATACGTTATTCACCAataaacaccaaaataccaagTAATTAAAGATCATAGCCTGCGTCATGTcttaaatatggagaactaaggtcAACAGGAGACCAATCCACACAACAATGCCAGCAAAATATTTACATTGCCTAAACAAGTTAGCCATAAATTGTACCAAGTTGTTAAACTCAAAATATTCACCAAGACAGCATGCTCTTACTTGCCACCGAAACTCAATTCATAGTATAAACCACAACTAACAATAAATGAGTGAGCTGCCAACATATTCACCAAGATAAAAGCAATGGAAAATCACCCAAAAGGGATAAAGGACAACACCTAAAcaggaaacaaaaggaaaacaaCCAAAAAGAAACGAAAACTAGAAATATCTAGCACCCAAACTGatccccccccacacctaagtcACACATTGCCCCCAATGTGGTAAATTAATaacaaaagtaaagaaaagggcaacggtacttccctgTAGTCGTCAAAACATGGGAGGGTTAGGCGCAAACTGAGGTTGAAACCCGGCTTGCTGCATAAATGCCGCCAGATTCTGTGCCATTTTATGCACGTTGACATCAATGTGCTGCAACCGAGTTTCCAGCCGCTCAACCGTGTTCCGAAGTTGAAGCCACTCCTCAGGCGTTGGGTTAGGAGGAGGTGGAACGGAAGTAGATGGACCGGGGTCACCGCCGGTAGTGGAAGGTCGTGCAAAAGAGGATCGCGGGGGGGCATGAATCGGTCCCGGGGGAACAACCTCCCACCCGCTGTCACCTTCCCTTACCAACCCCATTCGCTCTAAGCACGGGATGTCCAAAGGCTCCATATGACAGGCGACATGCAAATCATGGTTAGAGAGATCAAGCAAGTGCAAGTTAACAGCCAAATGGGTAATATACGACCCAAGAATCAAGGGGTGTTTCTTTTTGGGCAAAACAGACTTAAATTGAGAAGCGAGCCAGCACCCCAAATTAACTTTAATGTTATTATGCATGCACCATATAAAGAAAAACTCTGGCTTAGACAAAATGCCCGAGCTATCTCGCCTACCCGAGAAACTATAAGCCAAAAAGCGGTGGATATAGCGAGACGCTGGGTCCTTCAGATAAAAGCCCTTAGATAAACGAGGGTCATAGTTATCCCTGTCTACGGACATATCATCCCAAATATAGGGATAGCGGGAGAAAAACGGCTGAACATAGTCACATGCACTCTCGGCATACTCCCGAGACTCAGCATAGGCAGGATCAATAAATCCAAGGGCCAAGTTGAAGTCGGTTATGGAATGGTGGAACTCTTGACCCATTAAACGAAAGCGGATGACATTAGGGGTAGAAACTGTGTAACCCGTGGGGAAGTCGAACTCAAATGTGGCATAGAACTCCCTAACCAACTCAACAAAGGCCGGGAGATCAGTAATACGAGAATAGGGGAGCCACCCGATAACCTCAATCAAATCGTCAAATCCAACTCGAATATTTAGGAGGCCCAAGGTGGCGGCGTCCCGATAACGGCATGGGATAATCCGCCGTTCACAAGCCGTAGCATATCGCTGCTTGTCGGCTGCCCGGGTAAAGTCCAGATGACCCCCAAAATGTGCAGAGTCAGAAATATGGACGCCTCTTTGTCTCCCAAGACGAGCCCTCCTCCCAGAGGAGGAAGGGTCGTGCGAGGGGTCAGAGGCGGGAATGGAGTGCTGGGGTGGAGGGGGCTGAGGGGTCCTAGGGGTCCTAGACCTAGAAGAGGAAGACCGAGATTTTACCATGGTGGCTAGTAGTTGGCTCAATCAATAGAAAGTACAATTCAAGCACCCGCAAGCTATAAAAATAACCTCAACAAGACAGCAAGTTCAAGCAATAACCACTGGTGGCCCCAATTAAGGTAAAAGCAAAATAAAACAGCCTAACAATCTTACTAGAATTACACAATCAGAATAAGCAGAGCAAAAGGCACAATAGCCCCCAAACAAGGCAAATAGAGGCAATTATTGCAATAA
Encoded proteins:
- the LOC113716657 gene encoding uncharacterized protein translates to MEFPTKLVKKADRTPTNAVNFLLMELGDWWNLSESQDEDEKEAHKQIHILKVELRLLKTFLIYVGSWNDLHKDVGLLLQSLVQDLEAAFMEAITDFRSPPANEIQRSVEYLYPVISKWQQKFKLFGPLIKAAYDHVSSKHELCSSQCQSPLVSYSPLSNYVLWNEFSGSLLDNLVDLSREDTFHVHIKPHIQVMAKMIRNLRVFMAIEQWNANQQEYRHRLAHFGAILVQTAYISYVCWIDGLDENLKNEMIPKLVDLLKKLKPNASQVTRICFKLLEDHKYNCREFVRFLIPQKNQLLTLQKGLEYLIMLVIQPPSFYKDNDVKLLSMDIIEMVSELGSFSYLFHAKETVADLAKDAYPLLFRLLEKMELLNAELFLIELLQPGIMEESLVKKRINSFHDGLNFLQIFLGDDGTKIPQPIWTNIGSLARDAGNVYLEFLRKSVTKDKPTLELLKSLERIKLFKMEILLHELLNSRPNMMVDVYNQTQTLYKGLTVLRTFLMGPLEEDGKLILAHVELVVRDVISVFCSVDANKVTEDMATNLVLLLPELVEKIEPVNAGIKKIYL